The Pelodiscus sinensis isolate JC-2024 chromosome 30, ASM4963464v1, whole genome shotgun sequence genome has a window encoding:
- the LOC142821045 gene encoding ribonuclease pancreatic-like translates to MALHGPRPASLLPLLLLLAAGLALSAGQNWNPLNDLFRKRHVDNPRSFDSATINDYCTKMMWRRALYGRHTNTFINAPPAVINNVCSTDGKVKGPYRYESNNSFDITVCIYNHFTLSYTGLRTNQKIVLSCWKGLPALYIKHMQPEGMMVP, encoded by the coding sequence ATGGCTCTGCACGGCCCCCGCccggcctccctgctgcccctcctgctgctgctggccgccgGCCTGGCCCTGAGCGCGGGGCAGAACTGGAACCCGCTGAACGACCTGTTCCGCAAGCGCCACGTGGACAATCCCCGCAGCTTTGACAGCGCCACCATCAACGACTACTGCACCAAGATGATGTGGAGGCGGGCGCTGTACGGCCGCCACACCAACACCTTCATCAACGCGCCCCCCGCGGTGATCAACAACGTCTGCAGCACGGACGGGAAGGTGAAGGGGCCCTACCGCTACGAAAGCAACAACTCCTTCGACATCACCGTCTGCATCTACAACCACTTCACCCTCTCCTACACCGGCCTCAGGACCAACCAGAAAATCGTCCTCTCCTGCTGGAAGGGCCTCCCGGCGCTCTACATCAAACACATGCAGCCTGAAGGCATGATGGTACCCTAG
- the LOC142821044 gene encoding ribonuclease-like isoform X1 produces MGRGLAPQRLGSVPPTPAKEQDAGGSSDPPAMATRGPRPWLLLPLALLAACLAQPSEGASYQDFVNRHIDFPKSRVPGNRNYCDILMARRGLTRRSCKPTNTFIHAPSGQLRAVCGRGGRPVFRNLRDSLRRFPVTICREVPGSRPGRCRYRASGRNTRVRVACTQNLPVHLDPQYLS; encoded by the exons ATGGGGCGAGGTCTGGCTCCACAGAGGCTGGGATCCGTGCCACCAACGCCAGCGAAGGAACAGGACGCGG GAGGATCCAGTGACCCACCCGCCATGGCCACGAGAGGACCCCGGCCCTGGCTCCTCCTGCCGCTggccctgctggccgcctgcctggcccagcccagcgaAGGGGCCAGCTACCAGGACTTTGTGAACCGCCACATCGACTTCCCCAAGTCCAGAGTCCCCGGCAACCGGAACTACTGCGATATCCTGATGGCGCGCCGGGGCCTGACCCGTCGCAGCTGCAAACCCACCAACACCTTCATCCACGCGCCCTCCGGCCAGCTCCGGGCCGTGTGCGGCCGCGGCGGGAGGCCCGTCTTCAGGAACCTGCGCGACAGCCTGAGAAGGTTCCCGGTCACCATCTGTCGCGAGGTGCCGGGCTCCCGCCCAGGGCGGTGCCGGTACCGGGCCTCTGGCCGCAACACCCGCGTCCGCGTGGCCTGTACCCAGAACCTGCCGGTGCACTTAGACCCGCAGTACCTGTCCTGA
- the LOC142821044 gene encoding ribonuclease-like isoform X2 produces the protein MGRGLAPQRLGSVPPTPAKEQDAGSSDPPAMATRGPRPWLLLPLALLAACLAQPSEGASYQDFVNRHIDFPKSRVPGNRNYCDILMARRGLTRRSCKPTNTFIHAPSGQLRAVCGRGGRPVFRNLRDSLRRFPVTICREVPGSRPGRCRYRASGRNTRVRVACTQNLPVHLDPQYLS, from the exons ATGGGGCGAGGTCTGGCTCCACAGAGGCTGGGATCCGTGCCACCAACGCCAGCGAAGGAACAGGACGCGG GATCCAGTGACCCACCCGCCATGGCCACGAGAGGACCCCGGCCCTGGCTCCTCCTGCCGCTggccctgctggccgcctgcctggcccagcccagcgaAGGGGCCAGCTACCAGGACTTTGTGAACCGCCACATCGACTTCCCCAAGTCCAGAGTCCCCGGCAACCGGAACTACTGCGATATCCTGATGGCGCGCCGGGGCCTGACCCGTCGCAGCTGCAAACCCACCAACACCTTCATCCACGCGCCCTCCGGCCAGCTCCGGGCCGTGTGCGGCCGCGGCGGGAGGCCCGTCTTCAGGAACCTGCGCGACAGCCTGAGAAGGTTCCCGGTCACCATCTGTCGCGAGGTGCCGGGCTCCCGCCCAGGGCGGTGCCGGTACCGGGCCTCTGGCCGCAACACCCGCGTCCGCGTGGCCTGTACCCAGAACCTGCCGGTGCACTTAGACCCGCAGTACCTGTCCTGA
- the LOC142821207 gene encoding ribonuclease pancreatic-like encodes MALHGPRPASLLPLLLLLAASLALSAGQNWNPLNDLFRKRHVDSSPILNVASINAYCSKMMWRRALYGRLSNTFIIAKPEDINKVCSTEGLAKGPYRYESKNPFDIIVCIYNHFTLSYTGLKDKQKIVLSCWKGLPALYIKHVQPDLMPVP; translated from the coding sequence ATGGCTCTGCACGGCCCCCGCccggcctccctgctgcccctcctgctgctgctggccgccagcctggccctgagcGCGGGGCAGAACTGGAACCCGCTGAACGACCTGTTCCGCAAGCGCCACGTGGACTCTTCTCCCATCCTGAACGTCGCCAGCATCAACGCCTACTGCAGCAAGATGATGTGGAGGCGGGCGCTGTACGGCCGCCTCTCCAACACCTTCATCATCGCGAAGCCCGAGGATATCAACAAGGTCTGCAGCACGGAGGGGCTGGCCAAGGGGCCCTACCGCTACGAGAGCAAGAACCCCTTCGACATCATCGTCTGCATCTACAACCACTTCACCCTCTCCTACACCGGCCTCAAGGACAAACAGAAAATCGTCCTCTCCTGCTGGAAGGGGCTCCCGGCGCTCTACATCAAACACGTGCAGCCTGACCTCATGCCCGTACCCTAG